A genome region from Labilibaculum antarcticum includes the following:
- the miaB gene encoding tRNA (N6-isopentenyl adenosine(37)-C2)-methylthiotransferase MiaB, whose amino-acid sequence MKYHLVSLGCQMNASDGERVRSVIENMGYRWTDNEEEANLIGILACSVRQKAIDKVYSKIHKWNQWKDKRNLITFVSGCILPSDFDKFLKLFDVIFQMKDLPKLPEMIQQYGITTPVGLQQGFDSQNENISEFWNVKPHYTSDFEAFVPIQNGCDKFCSFCAVPYTRGREVSRPSIEIVDEVKSLVEKGYKSITLLGQNVNSYGLDKKGDEIDFPELLRKVGELGNELKKEFWVYFTSPHPRDMTDKVIEVIAQYKHLAKQIHLPVQSGDDKVLIHMNRKHGMEKYRQIVHTIKRLIPEATLFTDIIVGFTGESDEQFENTRKAMEEFKYNMAYIAVYSPRPGALSHRWFDDVSLDIKKERHHILTKDLKIHSKNYNMTMVGKTFRLLVKGKAKHDGYLAGLTEGRINVRFLSQDESLIGEFVDIKITSTADFSVEGELVIIKESVA is encoded by the coding sequence ATGAAATATCATCTTGTATCATTGGGATGTCAAATGAACGCTTCGGATGGAGAAAGAGTTCGTTCGGTAATTGAGAATATGGGTTATCGGTGGACTGATAATGAAGAAGAAGCAAATTTAATAGGAATTTTGGCTTGTTCTGTCCGCCAAAAAGCCATCGACAAAGTATACTCCAAAATTCATAAATGGAATCAATGGAAAGATAAACGTAACCTAATCACATTTGTTTCTGGTTGTATATTACCTTCCGATTTTGATAAATTTCTCAAATTATTTGATGTGATTTTTCAAATGAAAGATCTACCTAAATTACCTGAAATGATTCAGCAGTATGGGATTACAACTCCTGTTGGTTTGCAACAAGGCTTTGATTCTCAGAACGAAAACATTTCAGAATTTTGGAATGTTAAACCTCACTATACTTCAGATTTTGAGGCTTTTGTGCCTATTCAAAATGGTTGTGATAAGTTTTGTTCGTTCTGTGCGGTACCCTATACCCGAGGTCGTGAAGTTTCTCGGCCCTCAATCGAAATTGTTGACGAAGTTAAAAGTTTGGTAGAAAAAGGATATAAGTCTATCACTTTGCTTGGACAAAATGTTAATTCGTATGGTCTGGATAAAAAAGGCGATGAAATTGATTTTCCAGAATTACTCCGTAAAGTTGGAGAATTAGGAAATGAATTGAAAAAGGAATTTTGGGTTTATTTTACCTCTCCCCATCCGCGCGATATGACTGACAAAGTTATCGAAGTAATTGCTCAATATAAACATTTAGCAAAGCAAATTCACTTGCCTGTTCAATCTGGGGATGATAAGGTACTTATCCACATGAATCGCAAGCATGGAATGGAGAAATACCGTCAAATTGTTCACACTATTAAAAGGTTAATTCCGGAGGCTACCCTCTTTACAGATATCATTGTTGGTTTTACCGGTGAGAGTGATGAGCAGTTTGAAAATACCCGAAAAGCAATGGAGGAATTCAAATACAATATGGCTTATATTGCTGTTTATTCTCCGCGGCCAGGTGCCTTAAGTCATCGTTGGTTCGACGATGTAAGTCTGGATATTAAGAAAGAAAGACATCATATTTTAACGAAGGATTTAAAAATTCATTCGAAAAATTACAATATGACCATGGTGGGTAAAACTTTTCGATTATTGGTGAAAGGCAAGGCGAAGCATGATGGTTACCTTGCCGGATTAACGGAAGGAAGAATTAACGTTCGGTTTTTATCTCAGGATGAGAGTCTAATTGGAGAATTTGTGGATATTAAAATTACATCGACAGCTGATTTTTCAGTTGAAGGTGAACTGGTAATAATAAAAGAAAGTGTAGCGTGA